The DNA sequence GCTGTGATTATGCAAAAAGCAATTCAATGGGGCTTGGTTGGCACCGGGCGCATAACGCATCGGTTTATGGCAGGTTTTCGGCAGGTTTCGGATGCCCACATGGCTGCGGTTTGCTCCACCTCTATGAGCAAGGCGGAAGCTTTTAGTCAACAGTATGGGGTTGGGCAAGCCTTTGATAGTATCGAACAATTTATCACCCGAGGCAAAATAGATGTTGCCTATATTTCGGTAACCCATCCCCACCACCTTTATTTTGCTAAAAAGTGTATTGAAGCAGGTATACCGGTCCTTTGCGAAAAGCCATTGACCCCCAATAGCATGCAGGCCAGCGAACTGATCCAAGCGGCGAAAATCAACAACACTTTTTTGATGGAAGCCTTTTGGACCCGTTGTTTCCCTGTGGCCTTGGAGGTTCAGGAATGGATTCGAACGGGGAAAATCGGCAAAATAACCGCTATTCGTGGGGTAATGGGCTTTAAAGCCACCACCGACCCTACTGACCGTCTGATCGATCCCCATGAGGCAGGCGGCGCTTTGCTGGATATAGGGGTGTATCTAATCAATTTCACGCAATTTGTTATGGGAAAACAGCCTGCCCAATTGATGATCAGCGCCAGATTGGGAGAAACCGGCGTTGACCGTACCGATGGAATTGTTTTGCGGTATGATACGGGAGCCATCGCTTCTCTGCTTTGCTCCTTTGATTGCGAAACCGGAAATACTATA is a window from the Oscillospiraceae bacterium MB08-C2-2 genome containing:
- a CDS encoding Gfo/Idh/MocA family oxidoreductase, whose amino-acid sequence is MQKAIQWGLVGTGRITHRFMAGFRQVSDAHMAAVCSTSMSKAEAFSQQYGVGQAFDSIEQFITRGKIDVAYISVTHPHHLYFAKKCIEAGIPVLCEKPLTPNSMQASELIQAAKINNTFLMEAFWTRCFPVALEVQEWIRTGKIGKITAIRGVMGFKATTDPTDRLIDPHEAGGALLDIGVYLINFTQFVMGKQPAQLMISARLGETGVDRTDGIVLRYDTGAIASLLCSFDCETGNTIDIMGTNGSIHVDEKFYCPQRAQLITGTQTITLESPCEGEGYQYEIRHVNECIRAGLKESPLMPLADSLANLQTCDLLRQQIGLRYPFE